The Carassius auratus strain Wakin chromosome 19, ASM336829v1, whole genome shotgun sequence genomic sequence caccccaaatcatcacagatgtGGAAACTGAAcaatggacttcaagcaactagggctatgagcttctccacccttcttccagactctaggaccttggtttccaaatgaaatgcaaaacttgctctcatctgaaaaaaggactttggacaaatggcaacagtccagttcttcttttccatagcccaggtaagatgcctctgacattgtctgtggttcaggagtggcttaacaagaggaatatgacaactgtagccaaattccttgacacgtctgtatgccttgaccccagcctcagtccattccttgtgaaattcactcaaattattattattttgcttgaaaatcctcataaagctgcggttctctcgtttggttgtgcatctttttctaccacacttttcccttccactcaactttctgttaacatgcttggatacagcactctgtgaacagccagcttctttggcaatcaatgtttgtggcttaccctccttgtgtaGGGTGActatgattgtcttctggacatctgtcagatcagtcttcctcatgattgtgtagcctagtgaaccaaactgagagaacattttgaaGGTACAGGAAACtattgcaggtgttttgaatttattagctgattgacatgtcaccatattcttatttgttgagatagtaaattggtggtttttttttcttaaatgtgaaccaaaattatcacaatttaaagagccaaagacttaagctacttcagtctgtgtgcactgaatttatttaatacatgagtttcacaattttagttgaattactgaaataaaataacttttccatgatatcctaatttattgagatgcacctgtatgtatgtatatatcaagatgattttcatatatatatatatatatatatatatatatatatatatatatatatatatatatatatatatatatatatatgaaaatcatCTTGATAACATGGGCAGTTTGTTTGATATTTGACATAATGACTTGATTTACATGATTTCTTCTTGAAAGTGCATTTGAacaaattaacattaatgactGTGCACAGATTATGCTTGGGTGTGTGAAGGAAGATATAGCAAGATGCGTCTATGGCaataaactgaaaatgatgtgAAAGGTTACCTTGGAGTGGCTTACTAAATAATACAGTATCCACTTGCGCCATCTACTGGATGAGTTTCATGATTTGTCAATGTACGCAGATTCATGATTTTGTTTTGTACGCAGatctcaaagagaaaaaaaaatacacataacgTGTAATATATTCATAACTTTAAAtagttactttttctttttttgtgatatttatttgcaacaatttatttattttatttcagtacacTAATGACAATGACTCCCAGAGGTTCagataatttaattaaaccaaTTTAAAGCATTTGACGTAACAGGCAAAGCTGATTTTAAAAAGAAAGTGCAGATAcctaattacaattacattttaaattatattttatcaattaattatttgtataaatattgaCATAAAAGGAGAATGAacgaatatataaataaaattaattaattaattaaagcatGGGCTTATATTTCAGAGCTTAAATTGTATGTATGTTCTGCTTGGGAAAAACAATTGCTTCGACgaaaatgatgtgttttttttatataaatattgacaattaaaaatgaacaaattaatgaataaaagaaAGTGTGTGATCAAAATCTGTTTCAGCTTAAAAATGTTGCTTGGGAAAAATCAATTTCTTTGGTAACAgtgaatatatgaaatattaaattactgAATTTTTATAAAGATTGCAttatgtaagatttttaaataaatacatgtgaaaGAGCATGGACTAAAAGTCTTTTTAATCTTAAAATTGTATGTTCTGTTTTGGTGGGGGATCAGTTGCTTCGGTGAAAACTACTCCCCTTTAAAACAAtgcttttttcatagtttttcatagttttaattgcacattttattcattttgatatCGCACTTTTTTTACGCTTTCGTATTTTACGCTGACAACCCGGCTGCATACGTCATCAGCAGGTGAAAGGTCATGTAGGAAAAGATGGCGGCGTCCAGGGGAGCAGTAGTGTTAAAGACGGTTAAGAAAATTATTGTACAGTTTTGCCCATTTGAATCAAATGTTCGCGCCACAAGGTAAGAATACTGTACATACCTCGATTTACTTGTGGAAGACGTCTGTCTGGTAACATTCGCGCATGAGCATGACTTCAGGGTCGTTGTCCTCTTGTAACAGCGGTCAGAGAAACGGAGTATATGAtgcaaattaaacttatttaacgTTAGATGTGTTTTGAATGTGTTTCTCAGTTCATAGACAATTCATGTTTTCAGCGTTCACAGCAGCACTCGCCACTGTTGGTCTGTTCTCCACCCCACATTTAACAGCTGCAAATTCAAAAATGACATTAGAGAGATACAATTTAGCATAtatatcataaaatgtattaacaataCAAACAAAGTCACGCAGATTGACTGTTTAATGTTCTATGGATATGCTTATGACCCTGCGAATAAATGACGGATCGTAATGCTTAGCCTCACTATTTTCACTATTTTCTTCAGTATTTTCTACTGTGAAATCTCTGGCACCACTCTCAGTCTAAACGCGGTAATTGCAGCAGGGTGTCACACTGTTTTGAACTAGTAGAACTACCAAGATCGGACTAGTATTTTCGTACTAGTCTTGCAGAATATGTTGTTCACACTTGGCAAATTGTATTGGTATGAAGTCCCGTAGCATACTAATGTTTGATATGCTTATCATgggaaatgttttatttgctatattatgtaaaaatatatggcATGCAGTttatattatacttatttttcctttcctctcttttttttctttttcttttgtaaatagCAAGCTAGTAGGCTATTCTAAACATGCATAATATCTGAAGCAGGATCCATAGCAATTCAAAATGTACTTTTCAGGAGATTTAGTTTGCAGATTAGTCAATAAAACCATCGgtcaataaataattgtttaagtTTAGGAAAAGCTATCCTAAATGACTCTTTAATCCATTTTTGATGACAAACTGCCCACTTTGTTTCAATGACATTTATTATGGGCTGTCACaacttttacacattttttcaTCTTATCCCTCATTACTCGTGTTTTTATtgcataaatgaaatgtgaatttATGAAGGCATaattaaaagcataaataaatctCATCTCTTGCATTACTTTTGTCTTCTTCCTTCCTGCAGAGAGTTTCTCATTGTGGTTGGGTCTGAAAAAGCCAGAGCCACAAATATGAACTGTGAAGttatcacagaaataaagcatGACCGATCCGAGCCTACGATTGACATCACATTTTGTGAGTGACTGAACTGTAACTCCATTATTGCAAAAGAGCGTACGGCATAGTGTCATTGTATAATGCATGTCATTGTGGTCTTTTGTAGTGGATGGAGAGAGGCTGCTGATGAAGGGATCCAAACTAACCACACAAGAATTGCTCTCAGCCTTACAGACCCGATGCACAGCTAAAGACCCTCAAGCTAAAGCAGGGGACAAAAAATAGTCTAGTTCTTTTGTATTTATATGTCCGTGGATGTGTaataaaattgttatttgtcatgtctttgAGTTGACTCTCACTTTGTCCTCTAGACTTTTGGTTGGACTTTTGAAGTAAATTAACAGGCCTCTGTATACAGACTCAGTAAAGTCTCTACTTATGCATTATCCCACTATGACATAAGTGGAAAAGATTACTTTTACATCACATCCATGTAATTAATGCATGACATTTAGTGCAAGAATTTCTGAGAGGTATAGGTATGTTATTCAACACATAttagacattttaaataatagtatgcAGTATACAGTGTACCAAATATGTGTAGTGGTTGAAGCAGTAAGGATGATGGGTTTCGTGTTCTATATCCAAATGAAAATATGCCTGTGAATTAGCATATGTTAACATATTGCCTACAAAATGTCCTTTGTCTACATGAGATTATAAGCACGTTATTACGTAGTTATTAAAGTTCAAATAGACATCattgtgtgtgtgcagtcggcCTCTGTGAGGAAAGGTCATCCCTTTAGTCGGGTCTCTTATTTGGTCAAACAcgtcattctaaaaaaaaaaaaaaaatacatgataagtTTATCCATGTGCATGATCTTTCTGATTGCTGTCCTCTAACCCAGTAAATGTTATTTGACCGTTTTTGTGGTCTGAAAAACGCGACCCCTTCCCCAGTTCTGAGTTGCGTTTGAGGAACTCCGCACACACAGTGACGCTGGCTCCTCTGATTGGCTCGTGTCAAAACGCACGTGCTGGAGGAGCTGTTGAAAAAGCCTGCAGTCAGTCATTCGATCAGTTCAGATCAGAATAAATCTGAGCTTTGCGCTGTTGCTTGAGTGACAGGGAACATCATCATCATCCGGAAACATGGTTGAAACATTCGTGGGAACATGGAAGATGACCAGCAGCGAAAACTTTGACGAGTACATGAAGGCTATAGGTATGATTCATTATTTAGTATCCATAGCGAATATTTCCATTTTgctaaatgcaaaagaaaagttaagccaatttttacagttttaacatATGCATTAAATATCATACTGTTGATTGTCAGTAATATAAATCTGTTTCGTGAATGAAAGAAGTGCATTTCTTTTTTCAGGTGTAGGATTCGCCACTCGTCAGGTGGGAAACCGGACCAAGCCCAACTTGGTCGTGTGTGTGGATGATCAGGGGCTCATATGCATGAAGTCGCAGAGCACCTTCAAAACCACCGAGATCAAATTTAAACTCAATGAGTCATTCGAGGAGATCACCGCGGATGATAGAAAGACTACGGTTTGTAATGGAATAGGCGGAATATTTGCGTTGGTGTGAAGATGTTAATCGTATGCATTTAACaggcttttctctctctttgtctgcAGACTGTCGTGACTCTTGAGAACGGCAAACTTGTGCAGAAACAGACCTGGGATGGCAAAGAGTCGAGGATAGAGAGGGAGGTGACGGATGGGAAATTAGTAGCTGTAAGGATTCTCCTTTATTTATTGAAAACGCGTTATAATATTGATGATCACACAAGTGGCATTacataatgcaatataatataatgtatttgcTAATGCGGTTACAAAATTGTTGTTGAGCTATGTGTACATTGACAAAATtcacaataatttaaaatgtgacCAATAATTCATAGAGATTACAGtttgcaattttatttaaaaaagttaataaaattcaacattattatttaataatagtatatatagtattatatttgataataatgaataattattattatttgctttggTTATCATATTTCCACATATTATTATTcagagaaaactgaaaatattagtaAACTTTTAAATGGAGATATTCGGGCTCAGAAAGCCAATGGAAGCCACTATATTGGaagatactctttttttttttttttttcttttcttttttctcaattCTAAAATATTTCTCCTGCTAGAATTTGCTTTTTGTGAGTGTAATAGCCTATCTAATGGAAAAacactgttgcaaaaaaaaaaaaaaaaaaaaagtttaacattgTGATTCTGACgtattttttaattgaaacatttttcaaatataatcattttaaagcTGATGGGGTAGTCTGATATAAATGAATAGTTTTAACTGTGTTCTGAATTCTGGTTAAATGTACAGAATAGtttgtttttctcattatttgagtGCTTTCTCCATTCATTTTATAACCATATTTCTCTTTTCAGAAATGCATAATGGGTGATGTGGTGGCTGTGAGAACATATGTAAAGGAGGCATGAAGTTATCCAATCTGGATTTGAAGATGCCAGGCTCAGTTCAATGAGCAAAAAGCCAAAGTGAAACGTTATTTCTCTACTGAAAATCTCTTATTTTTGACACCAAAGCAAATGCGTGCTgaccattttaaaatgcatttattatcagTCTTTATGGTGCtttgaataaagttgtttttatttgcctTCAGCTGAGTTGTGGTTTGTTGATCCCTGCTGTTTTCACATAGGCTTAGTCAAAATGCATGTgtcaacagtttaaaaaaaatctaggcCAGAGATTTAACGTTCACAGTAAGGTGTGTATACTATGAATGATATCACATAGGCCATGCCATCTAACGAATAATATGATTAGGTCGGTACAGACACATATGTCACACCTATAAAAACATCCCAGAAATCCCAAAATTAACCACTTTCCCTTCATTTTAACAGCCAACACAGTCTTCCATATTTTGGAAGCCTTACATATTAGTTAACATGTCTCAAAACctgataaaatgttaataatggtttatttattcacatttcttAAGATTTTGCCTATTAATCAAAAAGATAAAACACTCCTTAAGGAACAACAACGAAAATATTTTCTCATAGCATTAAATTATGTGGTCTGTTACTACATGATTTGTTGTTCAGATGTTTCTGGCCATTGTTAATCTCTGGAGATTAATAAACAAGATTGTGATATTTAACTGTATACTGTACTGTCTATTTTTAAAAGCTTCTCTCTGAAACATTCTTCTCTAAAAATGAGAGCTAACATCTTGGTGAACTGATCATGTGATTTATCTTCACTAAGCTACTCAAAATAGTTCTTGCATGCCCATGTCTTTATAACCTTTCACCTCAGAAGAATGAGGGAGTTAAACTACTGTTACAGTGGACTTTATTCAAGGGTACAGAGAAGATGTATTTCTTTCCTCCTTTTAGTAGAACATTTCTCTTTCTGAACATAGTTTTAACATGCGTAACGAATCTGGAACACAGCGAGTCCCCAGAGTCATTCCTTTTGACCTACACAAATAGCAGAGAATGTTCCACCAGTGGCTACTTTCCCAGGACAGGAAAGTGTAGAGATCCACTGATTGTAATTGACtgcaaaaacagctgaaacaggTGGGTTATGGGCCAGCTCTCTTTGTACAGCCTATTCaataaaaacaatgcttttaCCTGTACAAAGTTTAAAAGGAGGAAGGTGGTACTGGAAATGTGTTTTGTATGCATTTAGGttttatcatgattcatttttatcacattttaattctaacacagcgtTAGCTTATTAGATTTGGGTTTGGCCTGATGCGCTCTCATTGACATGCTGAGATCTGAAGAGCTGAGTGTATGGAATTTACTTCATATGAAGATGTTTATTATCATATAAAGGAGCCAAAAACTCAGGGAGGTTAGACTACAAGCAATAGGTTTCATGTTTGTTATTACAGAGTTAAGGGAAAAGTGCCGTTGCCCCAGTTTTATGTAAGATCAAGACAAgacaatatacaaataaatatgaaaagatgATAAATTCATGCAGAGGTGCTGCTATGTGTCAATGTATAAACATGtataaacattgtgtcaacttatatCGCAAGTATGATAACCAGCGATAGATGGACGGACgtttgtagcaaatgtagcactgcgagtt encodes the following:
- the mrpl53 gene encoding large ribosomal subunit protein mL53 — its product is MAASRGAVVLKTVKKIIVQFCPFESNVRATREFLIVVGSEKARATNMNCEVITEIKHDRSEPTIDITFLDGERLLMKGSKLTTQELLSALQTRCTAKDPQAKAGDKK
- the LOC113119470 gene encoding fatty acid-binding protein, adipocyte-like, with the protein product MVETFVGTWKMTSSENFDEYMKAIGVGFATRQVGNRTKPNLVVCVDDQGLICMKSQSTFKTTEIKFKLNESFEEITADDRKTTTVVTLENGKLVQKQTWDGKESRIEREVTDGKLVAKCIMGDVVAVRTYVKEA